A single region of the Bacteroidota bacterium genome encodes:
- the rplS gene encoding 50S ribosomal protein L19 — MEKLKLVEATQMKTDLPPFKPGDTVNVHVRVIEGDKERIQQFLGVVIGRRGGGLGTTFTVRKVSNGVGVERIFLLHSPRIAKIEVTKQGNVRRAKMYYLRALAAKQIRQKTSLS; from the coding sequence ACTCAAGCTTGTAGAAGCCACACAAATGAAGACCGACCTTCCGCCCTTCAAGCCCGGAGACACGGTGAACGTGCATGTCCGCGTCATCGAAGGAGACAAGGAGCGAATCCAGCAATTTCTCGGGGTCGTGATCGGAAGGCGCGGGGGCGGCCTCGGAACCACGTTTACCGTCCGGAAAGTCTCGAACGGAGTCGGCGTCGAGCGCATCTTCCTCCTTCATTCTCCGCGCATCGCCAAGATCGAGGTGACGAAGCAGGGGAACGTCCGCCGCGCAAAGATGTATTACCTGCGCGCGCTTGCGGCGAAGCAGATCCGGCAGAAAACCTCGCTCTCGTAG
- a CDS encoding MqnA/MqnD/SBP family protein translates to MKRIGVVPHLFAQPLFYGLKRQEDPPAFELVESRQAGTAELAIKLRQAQLDGAFLSPIDYARESSRYRILPSVGARSEGESSAVTLLFRENLRRVGSIAVDPSAGSEVVLAHLIFAEKYDNVPRIIPTPASGEEALAGADAVLLLGDSALRAEGRRNKLDLVAEWGDLTGLPYIHGFWAVPAGGLSSPEARTVIESGKKGASNLEAFGQDSAYLRRFSYDLDEESLAALAEFFRMAFYHGILKEIPELNQFDLDGEPSPSLRLN, encoded by the coding sequence ATGAAACGGATCGGCGTCGTTCCTCATCTCTTCGCGCAGCCGCTCTTCTACGGCCTGAAAAGACAGGAAGATCCTCCGGCGTTTGAATTGGTCGAATCCCGTCAGGCCGGGACCGCCGAGCTGGCGATCAAGCTCCGTCAGGCGCAGCTCGACGGAGCTTTCTTGTCTCCGATCGATTATGCGCGGGAGTCCTCCCGTTACAGGATCCTTCCTTCCGTCGGCGCGCGCTCCGAAGGCGAAAGTTCCGCCGTCACGCTCCTCTTCCGTGAGAATCTCCGCCGCGTGGGTTCCATCGCCGTCGACCCGAGCGCCGGCTCGGAGGTCGTTCTCGCCCATCTTATTTTCGCGGAAAAGTATGACAACGTGCCGCGCATCATCCCGACCCCGGCCTCCGGCGAGGAGGCGTTGGCGGGAGCCGATGCGGTTCTGCTTCTCGGCGATTCCGCGCTCCGGGCCGAGGGAAGAAGAAACAAGCTCGACCTGGTCGCCGAGTGGGGCGACCTGACAGGACTCCCGTACATCCATGGCTTCTGGGCCGTTCCCGCCGGGGGGTTGTCGTCCCCCGAGGCGCGAACCGTCATCGAGAGCGGGAAGAAGGGAGCGTCCAACCTGGAGGCCTTCGGGCAGGACAGCGCGTACCTCCGCCGATTCTCCTACGACCTGGACGAGGAATCCCTCGCCGCCCTGGCGGAGTTTTTCAGGATGGCATTCTACCACGGAATCCTGAAGGAAATCCCCGAATTGAACCAGTTCGACCTCGATGGCGAGCCGTCGCCCTCTCTCCGGCTCAATTAG
- the recN gene encoding DNA repair protein RecN, whose amino-acid sequence MLNTLTIKNYALIDDLNVAFEPGLNIITGETGAGKSIVIGALGLVLGERGDADAVRGGAEKAIVEASLSVGGNKGLKELLETHEIEFSGELLLRREISVRGQSRSFMNDTPATTGLLKQAGDLLVDLHGQHEHQSLLRAGTHIGLLDDFGGLEGLAGEFREAYGHAQEILKNLRDLRAKELTLKDRRVLYDFQVREIDAVGPRPGEEGDLESELNILEHAERLFSATERLYQMIYEGDNAVHDQLVLARNELQNLASIDKSLEEPANEAAAAAAIVDELAKFIQRYTSRIEFNPDRLEEIRNRLGQLALLKKKYGGSLETIVEHRGTIGRELELADNFEAEIAALRKQLDRQKNACSEIAQRLSLKRHELAKKLNRSVQAALVALGIPHASFETRIVHRPAPPGDEAIVTLGRECFDATPKGIDEVEFHVSTNAGEEPKPLAKVASGGEISRIMLALKMILAKSDRLPLLVFDEIDVGVSGRIAQAVGRNLKNLSRFHQVIAITHLPQIAGFADTHYVVEKVELDGRSSSRMRKLELGERINEVAKLLSGSEVTQSGLESARELMGLLP is encoded by the coding sequence ATGCTGAATACCCTCACGATCAAGAACTACGCGTTGATCGACGATTTGAATGTCGCCTTCGAGCCCGGCCTGAACATCATCACGGGCGAGACCGGCGCGGGCAAGTCGATCGTCATCGGCGCGCTCGGGCTTGTCCTCGGTGAGCGGGGGGACGCCGATGCGGTCCGCGGAGGCGCCGAGAAGGCGATCGTGGAAGCGTCGCTCTCGGTGGGAGGGAACAAGGGCCTCAAGGAACTCCTCGAGACGCATGAGATCGAGTTCTCGGGCGAACTGCTCCTCCGGCGGGAAATTTCCGTCAGGGGTCAGTCGCGCTCTTTTATGAACGACACGCCGGCCACGACGGGGCTTCTCAAGCAGGCCGGAGACCTTCTCGTCGATCTCCACGGGCAGCACGAGCATCAATCCCTGCTTCGTGCCGGGACCCACATCGGCCTTCTGGACGACTTCGGCGGGTTGGAGGGCCTGGCGGGCGAGTTCCGGGAAGCGTACGGGCACGCGCAAGAGATCCTGAAGAATCTCCGGGATCTTCGCGCGAAAGAACTGACGCTCAAGGACCGGCGGGTTCTGTACGACTTCCAGGTGAGGGAAATCGACGCGGTGGGCCCCCGGCCCGGCGAGGAGGGGGACCTCGAATCGGAGTTGAACATTCTTGAGCACGCCGAGCGGTTGTTCAGCGCGACGGAGCGCCTCTACCAGATGATCTACGAGGGCGACAATGCCGTGCACGACCAGCTCGTGCTCGCGCGGAACGAGCTGCAGAATCTCGCCTCCATCGACAAATCCCTGGAGGAACCCGCCAACGAGGCGGCCGCCGCCGCGGCGATCGTCGATGAGCTCGCGAAATTCATCCAGCGCTATACGTCGCGGATCGAATTCAACCCCGACCGGCTCGAGGAGATCCGAAACCGGCTCGGGCAGCTTGCCCTGTTAAAAAAGAAATATGGCGGATCGCTTGAGACGATCGTCGAGCACAGGGGGACGATCGGAAGAGAGCTCGAGCTGGCCGATAATTTCGAGGCGGAAATTGCGGCGCTCCGGAAACAGCTCGACCGGCAAAAAAACGCCTGCTCGGAAATCGCGCAGCGGCTCTCCCTGAAGCGCCACGAGCTGGCGAAGAAGCTCAACCGTTCGGTCCAGGCGGCTCTTGTCGCGCTCGGAATCCCGCACGCCTCGTTCGAGACCCGGATCGTGCACAGGCCTGCGCCCCCGGGCGACGAGGCGATCGTCACGCTGGGCCGCGAGTGCTTCGACGCGACCCCGAAGGGGATCGACGAGGTCGAATTCCATGTGTCGACCAATGCCGGCGAGGAACCCAAACCTCTGGCGAAGGTGGCCTCCGGCGGCGAGATCTCGCGCATCATGTTGGCCCTCAAGATGATCCTCGCGAAATCCGACCGGCTTCCCCTCCTGGTGTTCGACGAGATCGACGTGGGAGTGAGCGGCCGCATCGCGCAGGCGGTCGGCCGGAACCTGAAGAACCTCTCCCGGTTCCATCAGGTCATCGCGATTACCCATCTTCCCCAGATCGCCGGCTTCGCGGACACGCACTATGTGGTCGAGAAGGTTGAACTCGACGGGCGGTCGTCTTCCCGGATGCGCAAGCTGGAGCTCGGGGAACGGATCAACGAAGTCGCAAAATTGCTCAGCGGGTCGGAGGTCACCCAGAGCGGCCTGGAGAGCGCGCGGGAACTGATGGGGCTCCTGCCGTGA
- the cysS gene encoding cysteine--tRNA ligase: protein MTLRITNTLTRRKEEFTPLVKGQVGMYVCGPTVYGHSHIGHAKSYVSFDVILRYLRFLGYKVLYVQNITDVGHLTDDADEGEDKIERRSKIDRIHPMQLVETYTRSYFEDMDALNVLRPDISPRATGHIIEQIELVRELIAKGFAYEVNGSVYFDVSRDKEYGKLSGRRLDELESGTRVEVSPEKRHPNDFALWKNAGTGHIMQWPSPWGSGFPGWHAECSAMAMKYLGETFDIHGGGLDNQFPHHECEIAQSECATGKPFVRYWIHNNLVTVGGQKMGKSLGNVISLKDAFRRHSPYVVRFFILQSHYRSTLDFSDEALDGAARGLEKLVNTVRNVRAELGKNGSGASQASAATEIDPAGVRTRFLEAMDDDFNAPQAIAVLFDLSRQVNNALSGGTLPAQALEAVLRLYEELGGTILGILPGDGTAGSQGDRSLEPELIQEMIDLRKEVRAQRLFPLSDRIRDGLARLGIVLEDKKDGTVWKRTP, encoded by the coding sequence GTGACCCTCAGGATCACGAATACGCTCACGCGCCGGAAGGAAGAGTTTACCCCGCTCGTCAAGGGTCAGGTGGGCATGTATGTCTGCGGGCCGACGGTCTACGGGCATTCCCACATCGGTCACGCCAAGAGCTATGTGTCGTTCGACGTCATCCTCCGCTACCTCCGGTTCCTCGGGTACAAGGTCCTTTATGTCCAGAACATCACCGACGTCGGGCATTTAACCGACGACGCGGACGAGGGAGAGGATAAGATCGAGCGGCGCTCGAAGATCGACCGGATCCACCCGATGCAGCTTGTCGAGACGTACACCCGCAGCTATTTCGAGGATATGGATGCCTTGAATGTGCTGCGCCCCGACATCTCTCCCCGAGCCACCGGGCATATCATCGAACAAATCGAGCTCGTCAGGGAGCTGATAGCGAAGGGTTTTGCCTACGAGGTGAACGGCTCCGTCTACTTCGACGTCTCCCGTGACAAGGAGTACGGCAAACTTTCGGGCCGAAGGCTGGATGAACTCGAATCCGGCACCCGCGTCGAGGTGAGCCCGGAAAAGCGGCACCCGAACGACTTCGCCCTCTGGAAAAACGCCGGGACGGGCCATATCATGCAGTGGCCGAGCCCCTGGGGCTCCGGTTTCCCCGGATGGCACGCCGAGTGCTCCGCGATGGCGATGAAATACCTCGGCGAAACGTTCGATATTCACGGAGGCGGGCTGGACAATCAGTTTCCCCATCATGAGTGCGAGATCGCCCAGAGCGAGTGCGCCACCGGGAAGCCGTTCGTCCGGTACTGGATTCACAACAACCTGGTGACCGTCGGCGGGCAGAAGATGGGAAAGTCGCTGGGGAACGTCATCTCCCTCAAGGACGCCTTCCGGAGGCACTCGCCGTATGTCGTCAGGTTCTTCATCCTTCAGAGTCATTACAGAAGCACTCTCGATTTTTCGGATGAAGCCCTCGACGGCGCCGCGAGGGGCCTGGAAAAACTGGTGAACACGGTGCGAAACGTCCGCGCCGAACTCGGGAAGAATGGCTCGGGCGCTTCACAAGCGTCCGCAGCCACGGAAATCGATCCCGCGGGCGTCCGGACCAGGTTTCTCGAGGCGATGGACGACGATTTCAATGCACCGCAGGCGATCGCGGTGCTCTTTGACCTGAGCCGCCAGGTGAACAACGCCCTCTCGGGCGGGACGCTCCCGGCTCAGGCGCTCGAGGCGGTCCTCCGTTTGTACGAGGAACTGGGCGGAACGATCCTGGGGATTCTCCCGGGCGACGGCACCGCGGGCTCCCAGGGCGACCGCTCTCTCGAGCCGGAGCTGATTCAAGAGATGATCGATCTCCGCAAGGAGGTGCGGGCTCAGAGGCTCTTCCCCCTGTCAGACCGGATCAGAGACGGGCTCGCGCGCCTGGGGATCGTGCTGGAAGATAAAAAAGACGGGACGGTCTGGAAGCGTACGCCCTGA
- a CDS encoding guanylate cyclase, translated as MRPFVLGLTALGARVLSGMMIAVILLVILTFVVPVLEDAQSFSYIRSALAAERIIEGAVKNWIPTRIAGKDMTRWIIMVGMFILSGTISRAGERLHNKAEYLKYKANLDVWKTQMNLSDNAIILSPLNRKLEALKTARRKEREELLRDFAETKKRLDEMGKDLAFLSIDVVDSTGLKMAEERASVEHDFKEYKRFVEGKLSQSGCLKATWTPDGVMSCFTTVDAAVRAAREVINGLDPFNRNVKTIRGNFRVRCGVNAGFVYFDDTLPLEEVSDRVIDIAAHIQKKAKPNTVSVAKPAIEPLNERSGFEPAGTVVDGYEVYEWRTP; from the coding sequence GTGAGACCGTTTGTTCTCGGTCTCACAGCCCTCGGCGCGCGGGTCCTGAGCGGGATGATGATCGCCGTGATTCTGCTGGTGATCCTCACATTCGTGGTTCCGGTCCTCGAGGACGCCCAATCGTTTTCCTATATTCGTTCGGCGCTTGCGGCGGAGCGGATCATCGAGGGGGCCGTGAAGAACTGGATTCCGACCAGGATCGCGGGGAAGGATATGACGCGCTGGATCATCATGGTCGGCATGTTCATCCTGAGCGGCACCATCAGCCGCGCGGGGGAACGGCTTCACAACAAGGCCGAATACCTCAAATATAAGGCGAACCTGGACGTCTGGAAGACGCAAATGAATCTTTCGGACAATGCGATCATTCTCTCGCCGCTCAACCGGAAGCTGGAGGCGCTCAAGACCGCCCGGCGGAAGGAACGGGAGGAGCTCCTGAGGGATTTCGCCGAGACGAAGAAACGGCTCGATGAGATGGGGAAAGATCTCGCGTTCCTCTCGATCGACGTCGTCGATTCCACCGGCCTCAAGATGGCGGAAGAGCGGGCGTCCGTTGAGCACGATTTCAAGGAATATAAACGGTTCGTAGAGGGGAAGCTCTCGCAGTCCGGATGCCTGAAGGCGACCTGGACGCCGGACGGCGTCATGAGCTGCTTTACGACGGTCGATGCGGCCGTACGCGCGGCCCGGGAGGTCATCAACGGACTCGACCCCTTTAACAGAAACGTCAAAACGATCCGGGGAAATTTCAGGGTAAGATGCGGAGTGAACGCGGGGTTCGTCTACTTTGACGACACCCTCCCTCTCGAGGAAGTCAGCGACCGCGTGATCGATATCGCCGCTCACATCCAGAAGAAAGCGAAACCGAACACCGTCAGCGTCGCGAAGCCGGCGATCGAACCTCTCAACGAGCGTTCCGGATTCGAGCCGGCGGGCACGGTCGTCGACGGCTACGAGGTCTACGAGTGGCGCACGCCCTAG